The Crocosphaera subtropica ATCC 51142 genome includes a window with the following:
- a CDS encoding HesB/IscA family protein, whose amino-acid sequence MLELTTAAIKEIKRMQNSRQQPDSYFRLGVKPGGCDGLYYTFDLCETKENSDRLHTIEDISVLIDEQSLNYLSDLRLDYAEDLMGGGFRFHNPLITTSCRCGLSFTIKET is encoded by the coding sequence ATGCTCGAACTAACAACCGCAGCCATAAAAGAAATTAAACGAATGCAAAATAGTCGTCAACAACCTGATAGTTACTTTCGTTTAGGGGTTAAACCAGGGGGTTGTGATGGACTGTATTATACGTTTGACTTATGTGAGACGAAAGAAAATAGCGATCGCCTTCACACCATAGAAGATATTTCCGTACTTATTGATGAACAAAGTTTAAACTATTTATCAGACTTACGCTTAGACTACGCAGAAGACTTGATGGGAGGAGGGTTTCGTTTCCATAATCCCTTAATTACCACATCTTGTCGTTGCGGTTTATCCTTTACCATAAAAGAAACATAA
- the rpsL gene encoding 30S ribosomal protein S12 has protein sequence MPTIQQLIRSERSKAKKKTKSPALKQCPQRRGVCTRVYTTTPKKPNSALRKVARVRLTSGFEVTAYIPGIGHNLQEHSVVLIRGGRVKDLPGVRYHIIRGTLDAQGVKDRKQGRSKYGTKKPKE, from the coding sequence ATGCCAACCATTCAACAATTAATTCGGAGCGAACGCTCCAAAGCCAAAAAGAAAACAAAATCCCCTGCCCTAAAGCAGTGTCCCCAACGTCGTGGTGTATGCACTAGAGTATATACTACTACCCCGAAAAAACCCAACTCAGCCCTAAGGAAAGTAGCTAGGGTTCGTTTAACATCAGGGTTTGAAGTGACTGCCTATATCCCTGGAATCGGTCATAACTTACAAGAACACTCCGTGGTATTAATTCGTGGAGGACGGGTAAAAGATTTACCTGGGGTACGTTATCATATCATTCGGGGAACCCTAGATGCTCAAGGGGTAAAAGATCGTAAACAAGGCCGTTCTAAGTACGGAACCAAAAAACCTAAAGAGTAA
- the rpsG gene encoding 30S ribosomal protein S7 produces the protein MSRRGNIKRKPVPPDPIYNSCLLNMTIRRVMKSGKKSVAAGIVYDAMTMIKERTGEEPLEVFERAMKNLTPLVEVKARRVGGATYQVPMEVRPARGTTLALRWLIRYSRIRGGRSMASKLANEIMDAANETGAAMKKRDETHRMADANKAFAHYRY, from the coding sequence ATGTCTCGCCGAGGAAACATCAAAAGAAAACCCGTTCCCCCCGATCCCATTTACAATAGTTGTTTATTGAACATGACCATCCGTCGGGTCATGAAAAGCGGTAAAAAATCCGTAGCAGCCGGCATTGTCTATGATGCCATGACTATGATTAAAGAACGGACAGGAGAGGAACCCCTAGAAGTCTTTGAAAGAGCCATGAAAAATTTAACTCCCCTCGTAGAAGTGAAAGCAAGACGGGTGGGTGGGGCAACCTATCAAGTTCCTATGGAAGTGCGTCCCGCTAGAGGAACCACCTTGGCCTTACGATGGTTAATCCGCTATTCTCGCATAAGAGGAGGTCGGAGCATGGCTAGTAAACTGGCTAACGAAATCATGGACGCAGCCAACGAAACAGGGGCAGCCATGAAAAAACGGGATGAAACCCACCGCATGGCAGACGCAAACAAAGCCTTTGCTCACTACCGTTACTAG
- a CDS encoding DUF3352 domain-containing protein — MKLRPFFITLIVGVILLLSLAGSSVSWILKPSPLPLLAGGVMKEPITAVFLPKQAPVMVSLLTNPDRLDGLGRFIASPEKRRRSHQEILTIEKTLLAKTGLDYQSQIQPWLGEEITLAVTSLDYDHNPNNGIKPGYLLAVSTKDQQLANEFLQASYSAEAIAGTSDLVFESYKGVNLIAQENPNLKKNTPLSATAVVGNMVLFANDIQVLKESINNVQVPDLNLKNAPGYQKALNTITDPRIAIVYTNFPELSAWLANLPIPELPEITQTLTIAFSIKEEGLVAQTALIGVSGDNNRSPILSEPVEAFSYLPANTILTATGTNLNQLWQQIETGLDQDSPLQQLLNRSISHLEEPLGVNLAKDVFPWVKGEFSLGLVPKEEGGEADWIFVAQKNPDVAIDEVLETFDEWAENAGYTVGNLSLLDKTVTVWTKLKATVNQNKRSLASLQAEVSGVHGNIDDYVIFSTSVEGISQAISPEFPKLIQTEEFRHAIEGLSPENDGYFYLNWQKSEPILTQKLPIARVVEFGVKPLLRNLRSFTLSSQGSENGIRRATIFFNVGVE, encoded by the coding sequence GTGAAGTTGCGTCCTTTTTTTATCACTCTCATCGTTGGTGTTATTCTTCTTCTTTCTCTAGCAGGAAGTAGTGTCTCCTGGATATTAAAACCCAGTCCTTTACCTTTATTGGCAGGAGGGGTGATGAAAGAACCTATTACGGCCGTTTTTCTGCCAAAACAAGCACCGGTGATGGTTTCCTTGTTAACGAACCCCGATCGCTTGGATGGGTTGGGACGGTTTATTGCTTCCCCTGAAAAAAGACGGCGATCGCATCAAGAAATACTCACTATTGAAAAAACGTTATTAGCCAAAACAGGACTTGATTATCAATCTCAAATTCAACCCTGGTTAGGAGAAGAAATTACCCTGGCGGTGACATCTCTTGACTACGATCATAATCCGAATAATGGCATCAAACCGGGTTATTTATTAGCAGTTTCTACAAAGGATCAACAATTAGCCAATGAGTTCTTACAAGCGTCTTATTCTGCTGAGGCGATCGCCGGTACGTCTGACTTAGTTTTTGAATCTTATAAAGGGGTAAATTTAATTGCACAAGAGAACCCCAACTTAAAGAAAAATACACCCCTTTCTGCAACGGCAGTGGTGGGTAATATGGTATTGTTTGCTAATGATATTCAAGTCTTAAAAGAGAGTATTAATAATGTTCAAGTTCCTGATTTAAACTTAAAAAATGCCCCAGGCTATCAGAAGGCATTAAACACGATTACTGATCCCAGAATTGCCATTGTTTACACCAATTTTCCTGAGTTATCCGCTTGGTTAGCTAATCTACCCATTCCTGAATTACCTGAGATCACCCAAACCTTAACCATTGCCTTTTCCATCAAAGAAGAAGGGTTAGTCGCCCAAACCGCCTTAATTGGAGTTTCAGGAGATAATAATCGTTCTCCTATTTTATCGGAACCCGTCGAAGCGTTTTCTTATCTTCCTGCTAACACCATTTTAACCGCCACAGGAACCAACTTAAATCAATTATGGCAACAAATTGAGACAGGATTAGATCAAGATAGTCCCCTGCAACAACTATTAAATCGCTCCATAAGCCACTTAGAAGAACCGTTAGGAGTCAATTTAGCTAAAGATGTTTTTCCCTGGGTTAAAGGGGAATTTAGCTTAGGATTAGTACCTAAAGAAGAAGGGGGTGAAGCCGATTGGATTTTTGTCGCTCAAAAAAATCCTGATGTAGCGATAGATGAAGTATTAGAAACGTTTGATGAATGGGCAGAAAATGCAGGTTATACGGTGGGAAATTTATCCTTATTAGATAAGACTGTAACGGTTTGGACAAAGCTAAAAGCAACGGTTAACCAAAATAAAAGAAGTTTAGCCAGTTTACAAGCTGAAGTCAGTGGGGTTCATGGAAATATTGATGATTATGTAATCTTTTCTACGTCAGTTGAAGGCATTTCTCAAGCCATTTCTCCAGAGTTTCCTAAGTTAATTCAAACAGAAGAATTTAGACACGCTATTGAAGGATTGTCCCCAGAAAATGATGGTTATTTTTATCTCAATTGGCAAAAAAGTGAACCCATTTTAACCCAAAAATTACCCATTGCCAGAGTAGTAGAATTTGGTGTCAAACCCTTATTAAGAAATCTTCGTTCTTTTACCTTAAGTAGTCAAGGCAGTGAAAATGGGATTCGTCGCGCTACTATTTTCTTTAATGTTGGTGTTGAGTAA
- a CDS encoding DUF1295 domain-containing protein → MKIKHPINLSKGLTSFFVLGLMSVYQNFSVTAWVYLALHGTYGILWLLKDRIYPDKSWEQEISIPMGIIYFFLVSLYWVAPFILISQTIEASPPLIAIVIAMNILGVFLHYSSDAQKYYTLKYHSGLITEGFFARCRNTNYLGEILIYGSFALLTQHWLPFVILGLFISLLFVPNMLKKDKSLSRYPEFEAYQQVSGLIVPKLFLSQAEKNIISQDN, encoded by the coding sequence ATGAAAATCAAACATCCTATCAATTTATCGAAAGGACTCACTTCATTTTTTGTCTTAGGTTTGATGAGTGTTTATCAAAATTTTAGTGTTACCGCTTGGGTTTATTTAGCACTGCACGGAACTTATGGTATTCTTTGGCTATTAAAAGATAGAATATATCCAGACAAAAGTTGGGAGCAAGAAATCTCTATTCCAATGGGAATTATTTATTTTTTTCTGGTTTCTCTTTATTGGGTTGCTCCTTTTATTTTAATTAGTCAAACTATCGAAGCGTCTCCTCCTTTAATTGCTATTGTTATTGCCATGAATATATTAGGGGTTTTCTTACATTACAGTAGCGATGCTCAAAAATATTATACTCTCAAATATCATTCAGGATTAATTACAGAAGGATTTTTTGCCCGTTGTCGTAATACCAATTATTTAGGAGAAATTTTAATCTATGGTAGCTTTGCTCTATTAACTCAGCATTGGTTACCTTTTGTTATTTTAGGACTATTTATTAGTCTTCTTTTTGTTCCTAATATGCTTAAAAAAGATAAGTCCCTTTCCCGTTACCCTGAATTTGAAGCTTATCAACAAGTATCGGGTTTAATAGTTCCTAAATTGTTCTTGAGTCAAGCAGAAAAAAATATCATTTCTCAAGATAACTAA